From the genome of Populus alba unplaced genomic scaffold, ASM523922v2 scaf331, whole genome shotgun sequence:
TCCCCCATTCCTCCAGTTTGGTCAGTAAGTTAGATAGTATTATATGCTTCATAAATCCCAGACTAATAGAAGTGTTATACTGTGGTTTTTCTGTTTGCTTCAGGGAGTAATGCAATTCTTCTAGGTGCAGTAGACCTTGCGAGGACTGTATCCAGTGGAAACCTTCTCTACTGTTGGGAGAATTTGTGCCGAGGTAATTTTTCCTCAATTATTCCTCCATTTTCCCTTGATATTTAGATGAGGAATTTCTTTGAATGCATCTGACATTTGACATCATGACAAGGGATGATATGTATTGGACAAAAGCATTTTCAGAAAGCACTGGAGCTTCTTCACAATGTATGTGATCTAGTTAGAATATGTTTTGTCCACTTTGACAATCTACTCACGTTGTGCCAAAATATGCTATGCAGGCATTTTCATTGCTTAATGAAAGTCCTAGAATTCAGGTTCTGatatctctctctcccccttcaagttgttctttcctttctttcctcCTAGTGCTTAGACTATTTTGTATTTCATGGTGAATTAATTTGACAATAGAGTTGTTAGTTGCACAAATATGTGTAAATGTTTTTTGCTCATACAGAATTAAATTAAGcttcaattatgttttttgttgtggttgatgaTGCTTGGTATTGTTAGTTGCAATTATTTTCCTAGCTTAACTTTAAGAACACTAAGCTGTCAATGCATTTCAAAAACCCCTGTGATTTTCAGGGCCTGGACCATGCCCGAGAATATATAACTGATGTAccgttttgttttataaattataagccCCATATATAATACCTGAGGgcttttaatttgattggatCTTCAAGGCCTCTTGAACATTTTGAAGTGTATTTTCACATGTTCTATCATTGCATCCAACATACCTGTCCTTTTGATTGATGAAATCAGCCTATGGGACTGTAGTTCACTGATTTTAGTATTATGCTCAGACTATGGTTGCTGCCCTTGCCTCTGATCCAAATGTCTGGAATGCAGTTTGGGAAAACAAAGCCCTTCAGGAATTGCTCCAGTCACAGAATGCAAGTAAGTGtaccctttttctttcaatccactcgtctttcttattatttttttatattcctgTTTTCTATGTCCTTCTGTTTTGCCTCTGAGCCTAGGAAATCTGTTGCAGATAAGGAATATGTTGCAGATAATGAGTCTGTTGGAGATACTGACTCTCAGGATGCAGCAGTTTTCTTCAAAGAAGCTCACAGAATTATCTGACGATGAAAATGAAACTGGAAACTCTCAAACTGGGCTCATGGATGTCATCAATAACGTTAAGCTTACTGTGGTTGACATGGTGACAAATGTATCTGCTTACTTTAAGAAGATTTTTAGCTTTTCATCCGCAGAGCACACACCGAATGCCGCAGATGAAAAGGCCGGATCATCTACCACTGAGAAGACCCTGGGAGCCTCTCTCATGGCTTTGGCAGTGATGGTCATAATGGTGGTTGTGCTGAGGCGCCCTTAAAACTCTATTCATGTGGCAAGCCAACCTGTAAATTTTCCGAGTCTACATGCAAATTGCTTCTCTCTCATCTCAGGTCGTGACGGCTCCTATGTCTTCTATAAATGCTATAGCTGTTGAagcattcaaaaaatatatattggtttCTCTCATTCAAAATAGACAGTCTTTTGACATTTATTATATGAATTTGGGATGTATTCAGCAATCTATGTTCATGATAGGACACTCTTAGGactgcccccccccccccctttctgGGAAAATAAAGAGATGATCGCCTGCTTACAAGTAATTAGTTTTCCAAGCTCATGTGTTTCTTACTTCAGTATTATTCTTTGCTGGCCTGGATTTGCATTCTAGATGGGTTTTGACATCCCAAGATCACGTAtaattcatttctcttttaatttctttgaaacAACATTTTATGATTTGCAAAATTGATTGTTGATTAATAGTGTCCACATTAATACTTTAATTATCATTTGTgtccttgacaaaaaaaaattcaaaaattgttttaacTAAATCTCTAACATAGCttaaaaaaactttcctttCTTATATTGTATTGTCTTATGCATGCAAACTAATTTTATCATAGAACAACCCAGCTTCCAGTTATAAAATTCTATTCTAATTTGCTTGGATAAATGCTGCTTTCACCATGGATATGTTAGGTtgaatctattttaaaatgtaatgtaCCATATCAATCTCTTTGGTTATCTTACATTCATCAAATGGaataaatggtattttttttcttttctatttttgatgaaatatttGTTGTTTCCATCAACAGTGTTTGTGTCTCTTCATGCAGAATTCtgccttcatatttttttctgaagTTTTGGGTTCTATTGTCGTACAAACTTTCTTTTACCCTTGTGAGCAGCCCTATATGGAAGTAGCAAGTAGTTATAGCAGTGGAAAAGTTTCAGAATTAAAGACATACATTCAAAACAAATACGGAGAAGTTTGAAAGTATGAGCCTACAGTTATACATTTCACATTTATACATAGTGAGACAAATTTAAAGATCTATTCATCATCATCTAAAACaggctttgtatttttttttcaggacaATAATCTTGGACTGGTGAAGCAAGTCATATCATCATGTATAAGAGAAACTTTCAGAGATTGACCCAAACATATTGGACTCTTTCCGTCCAAGACATAGCCAAAAATGTTGCAACTTAGCAGTCCTAAAGAGGCAGAGATGCATGTGCTTCAAATGGTAGTTTCCTATGCAATTATCCTTGATGCTAAGCTTACAGCAGTTTCataaatatctttccttttattttttgtatgatcAATTTATTGCAAAATACTGGAAGTAGAAAGACAGTAATAATGCACTCCTGTATCTCATACCATAATTTAAATGAACAATTTCATTTCAAACTGTAGATCGAAGATGGTGAGATATATGCAACAATCAACCCAGAAAGATGGTATGGTTAGATTCTTAGAGGatccaaaacaatataaaaactgtGAGATGAATTGAGCATATCGATTCATCAATTCAGAGGTGCAGTAGCTGGGATTTTACACTTTTTATTTATGACATgtaacttttaatttgatatggCCTTTGCAGGCGGTGAAAAAGGGAGACACCATTTTTGTTGGTCAATGAAACTACTTCTGTGTGGCTAGAGGCAAGTAGCTTCATTGCGGCATGTCATGTCACCTACTTT
Proteins encoded in this window:
- the LOC118054208 gene encoding uncharacterized protein, encoding MQIRNMLQIMSLLEILTLRMQQFSSKKLTELSDDENETGNSQTGLMDVINNVKLTVVDMVTNVSAYFKKIFSFSSAEHTPNAADEKAGSSTTEKTLGASLMALAVMVIMVVVLRRP